The following coding sequences lie in one Musa acuminata AAA Group cultivar baxijiao chromosome BXJ1-8, Cavendish_Baxijiao_AAA, whole genome shotgun sequence genomic window:
- the LOC135680290 gene encoding amine oxidase [copper-containing] gamma 1-like, whose translation MSDAIRGMVLLRQAGISVSISEQGWGIPIPKSVGTDYRYEVVAGFNDDSSRLGLKPISIEQPAGPSFEVEEGGHMVRWAEWEFHLKANARAGVVVSRVRARDPDTGEWRGVMHKGFVSELFVPYMDPTDAWYFKTYMDAGEYGFGLQAMPLVPLNDCPRNAHYMDGVFAAADGRPYVRENMVCIFERYAGDIAWHHSESPITGMDIREARPKVTLMARMATSVANYDYIIDWEFQTDGLIRVKVCVHALRSFCSFVPFFPLFFFFTLASGNVIRLT comes from the exons atgtcagacgccatcagaggtatggTCCTGCTCCGACAGGCTGGCATATCAG tgagCATCTCCGAACAGGGGTGGGGCATCCCCATCCCCAAGTCGGTCGGCACCGACTACCGGTACGAGGTGGTGGCGGGATTTAACGATGACTCGTCGCGGCTGGGGCTGAAGCCGATATCGATCGAGCAGCCGGCGGGGCCAAGCTTCGAGGTGGAGGAGGGGGGGCACATGGTGCGGTGGGCCGAGTGGGAGTTCCACCTCAAGGCGAACGCGCGGGCCGGGGTGGTGGTGTCACGAGTTCGGGCGAGGGACCCGGACACCGGAGAGTGGCGGGGCGTCATGCACAAGGGCTTCGTGTCGGAGCTCTTCGTGCCATACATGGACCCGACTGACGCTTGGTACTTCAAGACCTACATGGACGCCGGCGAGTACGGGTTCGGCCTGCAGGCGATGCCGCTCGTGCCGCTCAACGACTGCCCCCGGAACGCGCACTACATGGATGGCGTGTTCGCTGCCGCCGACGGCCGGCCCTACGTCAGGGAGAACATGGTATGCATCTTCGAGCGGTATGCGGGCGACATCGCGTGGCACCACTCCGAGAGTCCGATCACTGGCATGGAT ATACGGGAGGCGAGGCCGAAGGTGACGCTCATGGCGAGGATGGCAACGTCAGTGGCGAACTACGACTACATCATCGACTGGGAGTTCCAAACAGATGGGCTGATCCGTGTCAAGGTTTGCGTTCATGCACTCAGATCTTTTTGCTCATTTGTTCCTTTCTTCCCTCTGTTCTTCTTCTTTACGTTAGCAAGTGGCAACGTAATTCGTCTGACATAG
- the LOC103972544 gene encoding uncharacterized protein LOC103972544, producing MLQRASQFVAAETWMAGRREEHKRVKPEPPRQQQPAASRRRLDRSDPPTSRPPLPALNSSRTEIFLHIREKGLLKEPYPMRSPRALTDQSKYCRFHRQHGHDTEHCRELKRQIEKLIHKGHLDQYLRPSKELSPRPEGPIERHIDVIAGGPASGGDSMTRRKAYAQAAPAEAPRHGPEPEVTFPAGTSEQIEHDDALAISARIANAQVRRIMVDTGSSADILYFDAFQKLSLSGDNMKPIFSALTRFTSDSISPLGAITLPLTLGAPPRSKTVMTTFLVIDLPAAYNVILGRPTLNKIRVVVSTYYQTVKFLTHAGTGEVAGSPRESRRCYLTVVSLHKRARVEPPLADPREAKKPAPYPEPRGSTIDLSLLEGQPDQTIKIGSELPEQEQRQLVGFLQENVDVFAWSPSNMTGVDPEVA from the coding sequence atgctccagcgggcgaGCCAGTTCGTCGCCGCAGAGACATGGATGGCCGGGAGGCGCGAAGAGCACAAGAGGGTCAAGCCGGAGCCGCCCCGGCAGCAGCAACCCGCTGCGTCTCGGCGTAGGTTGGACAGATCCGACCCGCCGACATCGAGGCCCCCTCTCCCTGCCTTGAACTCGTCCCGAACGGAAATATTCCTCCACATAAGGGAGAAGGGACTGCTCAAAGAGCCCTACCCGATGAGGAGTCCGCGGGCGCTGACGGACCAATCGAAGTACTGCCGCTTCCACCGGCAACATGGGCATGACACTGAACACTGTCGGGAGTTAAAAAGGCAGATCGAGAAGCTCATTCATAAGGGACACCTCGACCAGTACCTTCGGCCGAGTAAGGAACTTTCACCGCGCCCGGAGGGTCCCATCGAACGACACATCGACGTGATAGCTGGCGGCCCCGCATCTGGCGGGGATTCCATGACTAGAAGAAAGGCGTACGCCCAAGCTGCTCCGGCCGAAGCTCCCAGGCACGGGCCCGAGCCTGAGGTTACTTTCCCGGCCGGAACATCCGAACAAATCGAGCACGACGATGCGCTCGCGATATCGGCCAGGATTGCCAATGCacaagtaagaaggatcatggtcgataccgggagctcggccgacatactctacttcgacgccttccaaaagcttaGTTTATCCGGAGATAACATGAAGCCGATATTCTCGGCACTCACCAGATTCACCAGTGATTCAATCTCACCGCTGGGGGCGATCACTTTACCCTTGACCCTGGGAGCCCCACCGAGGTCGAAGACAGTGATGACCACCTTCTTAGTGATTGACCTCCCCGCTGCATACAACGTCATTCTCGgccggccgaccctcaacaaaatcagagtCGTCGTCTCAACCTACTACCAAACCGTGAAGTTCCTGACCCACGCCGGGACTGGGGAGGTCGcgggaagcccccgagaatccaggcgctgctacctgaCCGTCGTCTCGTTACATAAGAGAGCAAGGGTCGAACCACCATTGGCGGACCCCCGGGAGGCGAAGAAGCCAGCCCCCTATCCtgagccgagggggtccaccaTCGACTTGTCGCTGCTAGAGGGTCAGCCAGACCAAACGATCAAGATCGGATCGGAGCTACCCGAGCAGGAACAAAGGCAGCTCGTCGGCTTCTTGCAAGAAAACGTCGATGTCTTTGCCTGGTCACCATCAAACATGACTGGTGTCGACCCGGAGGTTGCGTAG